The stretch of DNA TGCCATGTATGTGAATGTCAAAGTTCTTGTCAAGTTTGAGGACACTTTTGAACACTCTTGATTGTTTTTTTACAGCTTGGGAAGAGATTTGAAAATTATCAGAGATATCAACGTTTTTACTTTCCCTATATTGTTCATCAAAATTTCTAAATGATTGTATAATTTCTGGATTATCGAAGACTTCGGCTTCAAATGATTCCTTCTCAAACTTATCATGAGATTTGAAATATTCCACTGAGCGATTGAGCAAATCAATTTGATCTGCTTTACTCACTTCAAATTCCTCAGAAAGCTGCTTTGTAACAAAGTCTTTTGTAATGGATAGAAAGTTCTTTGTAAAGTGATAATCATCCGAACTCGGTCTAATGCTTAGATAATCATTTTTCCAATATTGAGTATCATTGGCTTTGTTAGAATCAACAATACAAACCTTATAACCATTTTCGGCATCAATATCAAATACGATACACCCCTTATCAAGTCTTCCAATATTTACACCATTATCATGCTTGATACTGTAATTATCTTTCGTTGGGTCGAATTTTAGAAAGATATCCTTAACTTCCGTCTTAAATAATCCTATTGCAAGAGCCTCAACACCATCTAATATAGTATTCTCTAATAAACATATGTTAAATTCACCTCCATTTACCTTTGGGTGTGTTGAACTTTCGTACAGGTGTTTTGCAAGCTCAACGCTATTTTCATAAAATTTGTCGGGATTTGAAAATATTCTTCTAATTAGCGTGTACACTGCATTTAAAGATAACTCTGTTGGATTGGTAAAATTAAATATTTCATTACCTTGAAAAGGTGAAAAGAAATATTTAAGTAGGTATTTTTGAGTATCATCTTCAGTTATAAATACTTCTCCACTGGAAATTCTTATTCCTTCATCCCTAAGCTTGTTACCAACATAATGAGTTGCTATGTTTAATTTGACACTAGTAAAATCTATCATTATATGATCCTAAATTGTTTAAGTTTTTCTAATTTAATCCTTTCAATTTCCTTGGAAAGTTCTTTTTTAAAAAGATCAATATTTGCAAGGGCTTTAACATTGTTAGACATGTACAAATTTGGTTCTGACTTGAAGACCCCATCCTTTTCAGGTTTATTTTTTAGAGCATCCGAAAAGTTAAATTTCACACTGTAATAACCACTGTTTATGTTATAGAAGTCATACCTATAAGTGATATAAATTTCTTCTAACAATAAAACTTTTTTAAAATCAGCATCAGAGATTTCATTAATACCGGACAAGTTTTTGCCGCTGAAATATGTAATCAAATCTTTGTCTTTTTTATCTTTAAATGAATCAGGGATATCTTCACTATCATCAAATTTGAACTTTATTGATTTTATATCAGGTTCTTTAAAAATAGTTGACGAGGTTACATTTGTAAAACTCAAAAGAAAGTTTACACGATCCGTATTGCTTTTGAAGTTCTTAAACATTACTCTAACCGTATCATCTTTGATAAAATCTGCCTGCTTAAACTCACTCTCCAAGCTTTTCATTATTCTGTTTGCAATAATCTTATCTTCCCTGGATACTGTATTTACTCTATTTATGATGAGATTGTCATTCTCCTTTGAACAAACAATTTCTATTCTTCCCCATAGGGTGTTTACAGATATTTGACTAGTAGGATCTTTTCTCTCAGTCCGTACATCAAATACATATTCGTTTGAATTACTTGGACTTGGCTTAAATACTGGAACATCTAATAATTTGGTATTAAGATTCTCTGTTACGTTATCAAAATTGGGGCGTATCCTTTTGAATACATTATCCAAGCTATCATTCTGTTTTATTTGAAAAATCTCATTTGTAGTATTTAACGGCCGATCCTTAACGTCGATTAATGTTTTAAAATCTTCTAGTTCTTTCGGGCTAAATAGCAAAGTAGACATAAGGCCTGTTAGTTTACCTCTGTCGGCACTTTTGACAAAAATTCCTTTTTTTGCCAAAAAGATTTTCATGTCATTAGCTGTAATAGCATCTGTTTTTAAGAACGGCTTTATAATGTCACCATAGGGAAGAATATTAACAAAAGTTTCATTTAGATGCTTTGATTTTAAGTTGTTCTGTGAATTTATTTCATCAAAAGTTTCATTTTTCAATGTTACATTAGTAGTTGAAATGACATTATCCAATGCTTCGGCATCAATCCGGTCATATCGCTTAACTTGAATCTTTTCTTCTAATATTTCATCATTAAAAGAGCGGATAACCTCAAAAGCAATGTTTTTATGCTCGTTATCATTGTAGTCGGGAAACCAAAGTAAGTACTCATTTCCCAATCCACTTGTTAGTCTAATAGTCAACCAAATAAGTTTTTTTAAAGAATTTTCCGAAAACTGGTCTGAGCAAAAAATCAATATGCTTATTTTATTACTGCTCTCTTTAATAATGGGTAATATTGAACTGTTTATATACTGGGCCGGCAACTTTGTGCCTCTTTTCCCTATTTGCCCTGGATTTTGATTGGCCTCAGTAATTGGATACAGAAATTTTACTGTAAGATCATCTCTGTAATTTTTAGCCGTAACTATAGTACTTATTAAAAAAATGGCCTTATTGTTATCTACTAGATAGTAGTACATTTCTTCATTAAGCATATCCTTTTTGTAATTATCTTTTGCATGATGAATAAAGTCCTGATTCACTTCAGAGTTCTCAGTTGTAAGCCAAAATAAAACATTGTGACATTCTGAATTTTCGTTTCTTTTTATAGGTATTTTCTGCTTTTGTAGCAAGTCTGAGAATACAATTTCAGAGCTATATAAATAATTATGAATCTCCTTTTTTGATGAGGCAGGGTACATTAAATCATGTATAGATGTTACTAAGATAACATCATCAACATCCGATTTTAATTTGCTTTCAAAATCGCCAAAAAAGTCAACCCCGAAATATTCGATTTCTTCTTTCCTTTCATTATAAAGTTCTACACTCACATTTTCATTAAAATTTGCCCATCCAATTAATTCAAGAATTTTTTTAGCTATTCTGGAATTAAATGGTTTGCTTTCATTTTGTATAGGCGAGGCTAGCGATGCAAAAGGATTAATTTCAATTTGTTTTTCAATTGCGGATATCCATTCCAAAAGCTCTTTGTCAAAATCCTCTCTACTTACTTCTTTTCCCATTATAGAATTGGTTCCGAAATGAGCAGTAAGAGTTTTAACTAATATTTCTCTAACCTTTGAGGACATTTTTGTCTTACCTTTTTTTTCATAGTAAGCATCAATCTTGGTGGAAGCAATATCTATAAGATTATTAGTGTCTAAAGACTGTATACCTACAATTTTTACATTATCAATGGAATCTGCATTAAGTAACTTTTCATCTGGATGACCGACAACAATTAATTCATAATCATCGATATTAGGAGTGTTTGAAACAAGTTCATCGCACCATTTTTTTGCGGTAGAGTGTCTAATTACATTTTCAGAGGACTTAACCTGACAAACTTTTATCTTATCAGGATATACCCACTTAATATCAACTTTTTCAGATTCATTCAATGGCTCTAATGTCACAGAAGCCCATAGGTTGTCTTCTTCAAGTGCATCTAAAACACAAATGATTGTTTGAATTAGATAACCTCTAATTCCGGCATTGCCTCCCATAGTAAATTAAATTTAAGATTTATTGCTAGCTATAGTTATTAATGATAGTTGTTATTCAACCGGTAAAATGTGATCATTTATAGCCAACTTATATGTTTTCTCAATAAACATATAAGTTTTTACTGAAATATGTCATAAAATGATGCATTTAGTTATTTTTTACTTGGTAACTATTAAATATGTAAGCCTTGGATCATTTAGTAGTCGTTCCATTTCAACATGAATCAGCTCCTGTATATCCTGCTTAATTTGTAAATAATTTCGTTGCACCACACTATCATCCAGCTTTCGGATAACCGGAATTTCTTTATACTGTTCATTTTCTTTTTTGAGAGTCGTATGATCATTTAAAATTTCTGCATGAAAAGCCTTCAAACCAATTTTACAATCCGAATCATCAGCCACCACCCCAACAAAATCTCCCGAAGAAAGAGTGGATATTTTAGAAGGAGGAACCGCTAATTCTAACTGTTTAGAACGACTAATCGAAGTATCGGATCGGTTAATGGATAGACTCTCACGGTCCTGCATAATCTTTCCAATACGCTCTGAAAGTTGCTTTGCTGTATCGCCTGTAACCTGTCCTGAAATAACGTTACCAACTATATTCATTAGCACGTCTGCTTGTTCTTTTCCATAGTCTTTACGTAACTGACTCAGGTCCTGAATGCTTATGCAGGTTGCCACTTTATTGCTTCTTGCTGTAGCAATTAAACTATCCATATTATTCAGGTAGATCGTTGGGAACTCATCAAAGATGAGGCTGCTTTTAAGTTTCCCTTTTTGATTGACCAGTTTAATTAAGCGATTTACGTAGAGCGATAACACAGCCCCATAAGTCTGAATTTTCTGTGGGTTATTGCCCATGCAAACCAGTTTTGGTTTTACAGGGTCATTGATATCCAGCGTGAAATCATTACCGGAAAGTACATAGTAAAGTGAAGGAGAGGATAGTCTTGCCATAGCTATTTTAGCTGATGCAATTTGTCCTTCAAGTTGTTCCATCGCGTCATTTAAGTAGGCCGTAATGAATGGATTAATGAGTACTTCGATCTCTTTTTCGGTTCGCAGAATCGAAAATAAACTGTCATAATCTACCTGTATTAACTCTATCACGTGAGGCAAAGTACAGAATTCTCCATCCCGGTATTTGCGCAGAAACCAGATAATTGCCGTCAAAAAGTTAATCGGCGATTCCACAAAAAAGTCTCCCTGCCTGCGAATCCATTCTCGGTTGAGACCCATTAAAATAGTACGGGCAGACTCAGCAGCATCAGTAATATCCAGCATGGTTGAAGGATCAATTGGATTGCACCGATGGCTTCTGGATAGATCATCAAAGTTAATCAGGTAGAACTCCGGAGTCACTTTATAGAGGTGTTTATATTTCAAAAAAGTATTGTAAACAATCAGGGACAGGTCGTCATATTTGAAATCATAAACAAACATGGAAAACCCTTTTTTGATGTGTTGAGTAATCACATGACGGATGATAAAATAGGTTTTTCCAGATCCGGGAGTTCCTAAAACCAATAGCGATCGGAAAGGATTAATGATATTGATCCAACTCTTTCTAAGCCTTCCTTTAAGGTTATATTGAGCAGGAAGATTAATGGAATATTCATTTTCGAGCAGTCGTTCTTCCTGTGGAAATGTTTCATTTTGAGTGTTGAAAATATCATTATTAAGTTTGTTTCTTATGATACGAGAAAGCAAGGTTCCTCCTGTAAGCATGAGTAAATAACCAATGCTGGTTAGTCCTATGTAGAGAATAGAAAGATGTATTTCTGTTAGTTTTAATGATAAGAATAGGTAAGATAAAAAGTAAATCGAAAGCCCAGATAGGAGGTAGGTAAAAGCTGTTTTAATGCTTAACTTTTCATCTTTTCGACCTTTTTCTCCTAATAAGGAAATAGCAAGAAAGCCCAATGAAATCAGTTTTGCTTTATGAAAGGAATCGAACAATCCAGTTTCTGCAACATTACTTAACAATAGGTCTGTAAAGGAACTGCATGGCTTCCATTCATGAAAGGCAGCATAACAACAATAATAAAAATGAAGCATTAAAATAGTAATGCTGATCAGTCTTGTCATATCCAGAATCTTCCTCAGCGCCTGTTCGTTTTCTCCTGTCTGCATAGTCTTTTTCTTTAACTTATAGGTTAGCTCGTAAACGTTTTCTTCTTTTCTTTTTATTTCCTTTTAAGGCATGTGGTAGGTAGTCAGTAGATGAGGTCGGCAGTAATAAAATGTCTAAAAGTTTACTTTCATCGATGTTCATAAAGGGTTGCCTTTGATGATCAATATGATTGAACTCAGGCTGTATCGAACTGTCTTTTTTCAGGGATAATAATGAATTATCAGAAGTGGAAATAGTTTGGTTTTTTGAGAAGTTCTGCTGCAGACTACATCTCTCTATGATCCTTGCCGTGCTGTAGTTTTTACCCAGATCACTACCATTAAAAACACATTTAGTTTGATGGTCAACAAAGGTGATCCCATAAATCATGCCTTCCTTATTTTGTCTGAGAGCAGTATGAATACCTTCATTTTGAAGTATCTGAATTAAGCCCTTTAATGGAAGTTCAGCATGTTTTAGAAAGGCTAAATCAATACTGTTCTTTACTCTAGAAGCATACCTCTTCCTTTCAATTTCATTTAATAAAAACCTATTTTCAAGGAACGAAAGAGTTGGCTTGTTATAGATATCACTGGCTTTAATTGGTACGCCGACTTTATTTCCTTGTTCCTCCAACAACCGATAAACAAGGCCATTATTCAGATAAATTCGAGAGTTTTCAGTGCCTCTATCTGCCGCTATATTGTACTGATTTAACACCGCATTCAGCTCTGCAATTGAAGTGTATTTATATCGAAGCAGTACCGCATCAAGTACATTCGTGATGGCATGTTTGGTTTCTGATTTACCATAAACAGCCTTTTGAACATTCACCGGTTTAAGCTTGAAAAGTTGTCGCTTATGCTCTTCAGCTCTTACCAAATGAAACTGCTCCTCAATTTCTTTCCGGGCTTTTTCAGACTGGTTACGACCGATGTTTTGTGTATCAATCCTTGAACCATTCGCACGCACTTTAATTGATACTATATGGATATGAGGATGGCCAGCATCATGATGCTCGTAGACTAAATAAGGTTGGTTTGCAAAGCCTATTTTCTCCATATAAGCCGATGCGATTTCACAAAGCCGAACCTTTGAAAGCTGTTCACCCGGAGCAAAATTGAGTGAAATATGAACGCTATTTCTTTTCACATTTTCGTTTAAAGCGGCTTGATTGAGGAGGCAATTTAGCCGCTGCTCTTCGGTCAAAACATCAACATCAATCGGATAATTGGCCGCCATTATGCACTCCTCTACACCCGAATTTAATTTCTGTTCGTTGTAGTAAAATGCCCTTCGGATTGAGTTACCAGTCTTTATGATTGCAACCATTGAGCAGCTATTTTATTGATCTGTTCTTTGATTGTTTCCACCTTTTCAAGGAGTTGGTTTCGGTCGGTTTCATAAGTTTCCAGCCATGAACGGAACTCAGGCAACTGATATAGGGTATGTAGTTTTTTTACCGCTTGATTGAAATTATTACCTACATTATTAAGCTCCTTGCGAAGTAAAATAGCTTCACTCATTAGCTCATCCAGGGACTGATTCCGATAAGTTGCCACCACCGGTTTGCCTAGTAAAACCTTGCGCGCATAGTTACTTAGTTTGGGACAAGTTGTTTTATAAAACTGTCTATGCAGTTGTTTGAACTCTGCTTCCGTCAGGCGCAGATGAACCCATTTAGTGCGGTTATTTTTCTCCTCTTTCATCACAAATCCTTTCTCACAATTAAAAATATTAACCCTATTAAACTTAATCGAAACCCAACGCCCACGACTTCGGAGTAAAAGGGCGTAAAAAGCGCTTGTGATACAAGCGGACATCTGGCCGATTGCGCTAAAAGCGGCAATCCCCCAAGTCTTGAATATGTCAGCTCAGCTTTTACTAACTCAAAGCTTTACAGCAGCATGAAATTAGTTAAGCCGCAGAACAATCAGGTAAGCCCTTTAAATTCTAAAGGGGATAGTTGAGTAGAATAGAACTAAATTAGGATGTCCTATAATTAAAAACCTAAAAGATGATGACAACAACAGAGATGACAGGAGTGTATGATACATTGTTGTGTATCCCCGGGATGAGTGAGCAGGTAAAAATCGATCTGCGTGTCAGCCGCAAGCAGGTATTATTATTAAGCCAGGTAATTGAAAGAGGACTAAGTATTAAACCCGGGGAAAATGAATTCACCTTTCTTGATGTAGTATCTAAAGAATCCGCAGTAGAGTTAGCTTCACTTGCAGGTGATTGTTTGGAGAAGGCAGGTCTTACAGAGCTCAGTAAGAAACTCAAATTGCTGAACGTTAGGAAACTCTGAAAACGCAAAGGTGTAAACAGTTTAACCTAATTCAGATCGTAGTGTATTAGCTGTAACCATTTTCGAAATTCCTTGCTGAATAATCCGGTTACAGCTAAGTCGCTACACCGCTTATCTGAGTGAAGATTTTTCCGCCCAAAGAAGGAAATATCGGAGCGGTTTTTTTTATATAGTTTAGATAAGAAGAGAATGATCAAAAAAAGGGCTATAAAAGTCCTTTATCAGCAAAAGAAAAATAACCTTCGCTGGAAATAATAAAGTGATCTAAAACTGCAATGTTCAGGATCTCTCCAGCCTTAACCATTTTCTCAGTCAGGTTTCTATCCTGCGCGCTTTCCACCAATCTGCCCGATGGATGGTTATGGGCCAGAATAATTGCAGTCGCATTGGCTTTTAATGCTGCCGCAAATATTAAACGTTGGTCAGCAACAGTAGCATCAACTCCACCGCTTGCCAGATTGATAACCCCGAGTACCTTATTGGCCTTGTTCAGCAGCATCACCTTAAACTCTTCGAGCAAGTCAATTTTGGTTTTATCCCAAAGCGAGTCCAGAAGTTTATAAGCATCTGCAGAGCAGGTTACTTTAGGAAGTTCAGAGAATTTGATTTTTGATTGATAGCTTAATTGAATCTCAGCAACTTTAAAGTGCAACGAAAGGTCTTGGAGCGTTTCCATAATGTAATTGATTAAGTTAATAAACATTAATTATGGTGCGCTGCAACCTTTCATAAGGACTTGTTGCAAGGTGGAGATTCAAAAAATGCGGAGGCTCCCCGGGATACCCATTTTTTGAATACTACCTTGGCCACTGTCCTGAGGAAAGGTTAAATTGGTACAGAAATTAAGGATGAGTTTTAAACCATTATTTTAAAGAGTTCATATCTTTCTATTTCATAGTTTGTACAGGATTGAATACTTTTCTCAAATGAACTCCATTGAATACTCCAATCCCCTTAAAAAAATCGTATTAAAGAGAATCAGAAGGTTAATTTTCAGTTTCTGTTTTTTAGTCCGGTATCTGCTCAATGTTTCTTTAGTAATACCCAAGTAAGATAAGATATATTTTTGAGCTATTCTTTGAAAGAGATCAGGAAAAGTATTCATTAACTTCTGGTATCTTTCCAAACCTTTAAGCGTTAGAAAATCGATTAGCCTGCCATCCTTGACCCTTTGTTGTTCCACTACCAGAAAACTTTCAATAGCTTTTGCTTCCGGGAATGTACTATTTAGCTCCAATAAATGTTTGAGAGGTAATGAAATTACCGTACTTGCTTCAGCAAATTCGATGTAAGTAGAGGATTTCTCCCGTGTGATAAAATCAAATGCAGTAAACAGGAACTGTCCTTCACTCCAAAAAGAAGAGGTAACTCTTTTTCCATCATTATAAAAATAGCCGACAGCGAAACCTTGTTTAATAAAATAGACATTTTCAAGCTTGTCACCCTCCGCAATTAACAATTGATGTTTTGAGTAATGCTTTTCAATAACAAATTGACGAAGCTGCTTTTTATAGCCAGTCGAAATAGGAGTAATAGCCGAGAGGGATTGAAATAATAATTCCATAATAGTAGAATTTACTGGCAATATGACTTAGCCAGGTGTTAGATAGAATGAATTATTAAAACTAATACTCTGTCAACCGATTAACAAATAGTTAATGATTTATTGATAATAGTCAATAACTTATAATTGCCTTGTCCTGAAAAAGTTAGCCAATATCCCGTGAACAAAAAGTACATCCAGTGGTTTAAAAGAGTAATAGTTAATACCTCGGATCCTTCACTGTCGGTAGCATTGCAAACTTCACAATCTCCAAACTAGGAAATCCAAATTCTTCTACTACCCAAGATCAAATAACACCCTCCCCTCGGAACAGAGAATCAGGCGTGTTATTCGGGAAATGCATCGTGTCAAAGAAATTACCCTCCACATCAAAGAACGTCCCGAAATACATCATTTAACCTTTCACCGTTTTTACAGGTTTATAAGCCACAAAATTACCCAGCATTTTTACGTTTTTACCAACATGCTTGATCAGGTCTTTGGCCATCACATCGCCACGATAAGTGGTTTGCAGTTAATTAAAATGTGTCATACTCACCGGAAACTCCAATAACCCGATCTCATCAAAAACGTCCTCCAAGGTATCCAGATCCATGTACGATACTTTTTGAGATCATGCTAGTTTTATTTGAATTTGATAAAAAAAAGTATCATATTTTGCTAAATAAATTAGTATTATTTAGTTGATATACAAAGTGACCTTGGTATTTATTCAACCAGGAAAACCTACGTAAAACGCCTTTGTCGAACGCTGCAACGGAAGCATACGAAGAGAACTGCTAAACGCCTATGTGTTTAAAACGTTGAATGAAATACGGACAAAAGGACAAAAGCGGAAGAATGGATGTATGATTACAATTATCAGTGCCTCATCAGGCTCTAAACTTTAAAACTCCAATGGATTTATTGGAGGAAGTAATGTGACCTCCCTGAATTGAAATTCTATTTTTGAATGGCCCAAAAATGCGGAAAGCTTACACTTACAGTATGGCAGCAAAGAAGTTTACAAGTGATTTGGTTTTTGGAAAAGAAATTCAAGTTAAAATTACTGATCGTTATGGCCGTAGTATTGGAATTGTCTATTTATTTAAAGAATTCTGAAATTTTCGATGAGCTAATTTTAATTGCCAGTTGCACCCGGCACTATTAGAAATGTGATAATAATCCTGTTTGGAAATTATTTGAGAAAGTTGCAAGAAGAAATAAAGTTGGTTTATGGAGCCAACCTATTGTCATTGAACCTTGGGAATTGGGAAAAGCTGAGTATGGTAATTATTTATATGAATCTTCAATAGATTTAATGATATTTTCTAAATGAGCCTCTTGAGCAGTTTCGAACTGGGTTAGTTTGTCCTTGTTTGATTCAAGAAAATACTCTTTATTAATGTATTCTAATATTTCATCCCTAAAATTATCTATAATCGAAAAGATAATATCTTTAAGTTTTTCAATGTCCTTTAATGTTAGGGAAAAATCGACTTGATTGGATTTATCGAACTTGCTACCATGACCAATACAATTTCTGTTTCCTAATAAATTACTATCAATATACTTTTCCCTTGTTTTGATCGCACCTTTATAATTTAATCCTATAATTGAAATAATACTTTTAAAAACTTTAGGACTCAAGTTTGATTTTGTATTAATAATTTCACTATCAAACTCATCGTTTAGATTTATTTTTATGTTAAAGTTTCTTTGTTCAATTTTTAAAAATTGCTCCAAAAAAGCTAATTCAGATGAAAGGGTTAGGCTTTCTTTTGTGTCAATGCACTTACTTATATCGTTTTTTAAGGCCACCGCTTTAAAATTACCTAAAAGAGTTCCGATTTTTAGGTTTTTATCGGAGATGTATTTAATGTAAAGCTTACTACTGTTTTTAATATAACCCTCCCAATGGGCATACAAAAGGAGAAGAATAGATTTAAGTATAACTTCTTCAGAATTATTTTTTGCAACCATTATAAGAGATGATATTTCTACCTTTCTCCAAGCCAAATCCTCATCCAGAAGCTTTTCAAATTCTTCATATCTCATCATTAGGAAAAATAAGATTTAGAGAATTCAATCATCCCTTTAATTCTAGATAATGCTTTATTTCCTCTTTTTGCATAATCCATGTAGTCTGGATTTGAGTACATCAACTTAATTTTTAAAACAAACTCTTCCTGGGTAATAGTTTCAATTTTATCAATGTTAATTGCCACACCTGTTACTATTGCCTCGTAACTTGATGCTAAAAACGGGCCTTCAAATTCATTTTTTTCTGGATTAAACTTTTTAAAGGCATCCTCGCCTAATGTAGAATATAAATAATCGAAGGTTCTTTTAAAAACATTACTTTCTTGAGAAAAGTC from Solitalea canadensis DSM 3403 encodes:
- a CDS encoding nucleoid-associated protein, with product MIDFTSVKLNIATHYVGNKLRDEGIRISSGEVFITEDDTQKYLLKYFFSPFQGNEIFNFTNPTELSLNAVYTLIRRIFSNPDKFYENSVELAKHLYESSTHPKVNGGEFNICLLENTILDGVEALAIGLFKTEVKDIFLKFDPTKDNYSIKHDNGVNIGRLDKGCIVFDIDAENGYKVCIVDSNKANDTQYWKNDYLSIRPSSDDYHFTKNFLSITKDFVTKQLSEEFEVSKADQIDLLNRSVEYFKSHDKFEKESFEAEVFDNPEIIQSFRNFDEQYRESKNVDISDNFQISSQAVKKQSRVFKSVLKLDKNFDIHIHGNKDLIEKGVERDGRKYYKIYYDEEK
- a CDS encoding MAE_28990/MAE_18760 family HEPN-like nuclease — translated: MMRYEEFEKLLDEDLAWRKVEISSLIMVAKNNSEEVILKSILLLLYAHWEGYIKNSSKLYIKYISDKNLKIGTLLGNFKAVALKNDISKCIDTKESLTLSSELAFLEQFLKIEQRNFNIKINLNDEFDSEIINTKSNLSPKVFKSIISIIGLNYKGAIKTREKYIDSNLLGNRNCIGHGSKFDKSNQVDFSLTLKDIEKLKDIIFSIIDNFRDEILEYINKEYFLESNKDKLTQFETAQEAHLENIIKSIEDSYK
- a CDS encoding plasmid mobilization protein, whose protein sequence is MKEEKNNRTKWVHLRLTEAEFKQLHRQFYKTTCPKLSNYARKVLLGKPVVATYRNQSLDELMSEAILLRKELNNVGNNFNQAVKKLHTLYQLPEFRSWLETYETDRNQLLEKVETIKEQINKIAAQWLQS
- a CDS encoding thermonuclease family protein, with the translated sequence MRKAYTYSMAAKKFTSDLVFGKEIQVKITDRYGRSIGIVYLFKEF
- the mobC gene encoding conjugal transfer protein MobC, with the translated sequence MQTGENEQALRKILDMTRLISITILMLHFYYCCYAAFHEWKPCSSFTDLLLSNVAETGLFDSFHKAKLISLGFLAISLLGEKGRKDEKLSIKTAFTYLLSGLSIYFLSYLFLSLKLTEIHLSILYIGLTSIGYLLMLTGGTLLSRIIRNKLNNDIFNTQNETFPQEERLLENEYSINLPAQYNLKGRLRKSWINIINPFRSLLVLGTPGSGKTYFIIRHVITQHIKKGFSMFVYDFKYDDLSLIVYNTFLKYKHLYKVTPEFYLINFDDLSRSHRCNPIDPSTMLDITDAAESARTILMGLNREWIRRQGDFFVESPINFLTAIIWFLRKYRDGEFCTLPHVIELIQVDYDSLFSILRTEKEIEVLINPFITAYLNDAMEQLEGQIASAKIAMARLSSPSLYYVLSGNDFTLDINDPVKPKLVCMGNNPQKIQTYGAVLSLYVNRLIKLVNQKGKLKSSLIFDEFPTIYLNNMDSLIATARSNKVATCISIQDLSQLRKDYGKEQADVLMNIVGNVISGQVTGDTAKQLSERIGKIMQDRESLSINRSDTSISRSKQLELAVPPSKISTLSSGDFVGVVADDSDCKIGLKAFHAEILNDHTTLKKENEQYKEIPVIRKLDDSVVQRNYLQIKQDIQELIHVEMERLLNDPRLTYLIVTK
- a CDS encoding JAB domain-containing protein, translated to METLQDLSLHFKVAEIQLSYQSKIKFSELPKVTCSADAYKLLDSLWDKTKIDLLEEFKVMLLNKANKVLGVINLASGGVDATVADQRLIFAAALKANATAIILAHNHPSGRLVESAQDRNLTEKMVKAGEILNIAVLDHFIISSEGYFSFADKGLL
- a CDS encoding relaxase/mobilization nuclease domain-containing protein, which gives rise to MVAIIKTGNSIRRAFYYNEQKLNSGVEECIMAANYPIDVDVLTEEQRLNCLLNQAALNENVKRNSVHISLNFAPGEQLSKVRLCEIASAYMEKIGFANQPYLVYEHHDAGHPHIHIVSIKVRANGSRIDTQNIGRNQSEKARKEIEEQFHLVRAEEHKRQLFKLKPVNVQKAVYGKSETKHAITNVLDAVLLRYKYTSIAELNAVLNQYNIAADRGTENSRIYLNNGLVYRLLEEQGNKVGVPIKASDIYNKPTLSFLENRFLLNEIERKRYASRVKNSIDLAFLKHAELPLKGLIQILQNEGIHTALRQNKEGMIYGITFVDHQTKCVFNGSDLGKNYSTARIIERCSLQQNFSKNQTISTSDNSLLSLKKDSSIQPEFNHIDHQRQPFMNIDESKLLDILLLPTSSTDYLPHALKGNKKKRRKRLRANL
- a CDS encoding Crp/Fnr family transcriptional regulator, producing the protein MELLFQSLSAITPISTGYKKQLRQFVIEKHYSKHQLLIAEGDKLENVYFIKQGFAVGYFYNDGKRVTSSFWSEGQFLFTAFDFITREKSSTYIEFAEASTVISLPLKHLLELNSTFPEAKAIESFLVVEQQRVKDGRLIDFLTLKGLERYQKLMNTFPDLFQRIAQKYILSYLGITKETLSRYRTKKQKLKINLLILFNTIFLRGLEYSMEFI